The Benincasa hispida cultivar B227 chromosome 9, ASM972705v1, whole genome shotgun sequence genome has a segment encoding these proteins:
- the LOC120085026 gene encoding pto-interacting protein 1-like: MGCFGCCEEDAIQKAADNSSMYQVKTSAGTDESYHKRQTVPKSPPIVKIQPIEVPAISFEELKEVTKNFNADCLIGEGSYGRVYYGVFTSGQTVGIKKLDASKQSDDEFLSQVSMVSRLKHDNFLNLIGYCVGGNSRILAYEYASNGSLHDILHGRKGVKGAQPRPVLSWAQRVKIAVGAAKGLEYLHEKVDPHIIHRDIKSSNVLIFDDDLAKIADFDLSNQAPDMAARLHSTRVLGTFGYHAPEYAMTGQLNAKSDVYSFGVVLLELLTGRKPVDHTLPRGQQSLVTWATPKLCEDKVKQCVDAKLGNEYPPKSVAKFAAVAALCVQYEADFRPNMSIVVKALQPLLNPRPGPGGEPPTL; the protein is encoded by the exons ATGGGATGCTTTGGTTGCTGCGAAGAAGATGCTATCCAGAAGGCTGCTGATAACAGCAGCATGTACCAAGTAAAAACTTCAGCAG GAACTGATGAAAGCTATCACAAACGGCAAACTGTACCTAAAAGTCCTCCAATAGTGAAAATTCAGCCCATTGAAGTCCCTGCCATATCATTTGAGGAACTAAAGGAGGTAACAAAGAATTTCAATGCCGACTGTTTGATTGGAGAGGGTTCCTACGGTAGAGTATACTATGGGGTATTTACAAGTGGGCAGACTGTGGGAATCAAAAAGTTGGATGCCAGCAAACAATCAGATGATGAATTCTTATCCCAG GTCTCCATGGTTTCAAGACTAAAGCATGATAATTTTCTAAACTTGATTGGGTACTGTGTTGGTGGCAACTCTCGAATTCTTGCATATGAGTATGCTTCAAATGGATCTCTTCACGACATTTTACACG GTAGGAAAGGAGTGAAAGGAGCACAACCCCGCCCTGTTCTTTCCTGGGCACAGAGAGTAAAAATTGCTGTAGGTGCTGCAAAGGGATTGGAGTATCTGCATGAAAAGGTCGATCCTCATATCATCCATCGTGACATAAAATCCAGCAACGTACTAATATTTGATGATGATTTGGCAAAAATTGCTGACTTTGATTTGTCAAACCAAGCCCCTGATATGGCTGCACGGCTTCATTCCACCCGTGTTCTTGGAACCTTTGGCTATCATGCTCCCGA ATACGCAATGACTGGACAATTGAATGCCAAGAGTGATGTGTACAGCTTTGGTGTTGTCCTGCTTGAACTTTTGACAGGAAGAAAACCAGTTGATCATACATTGCCTCGAGGACAGCAGAGCCTCGTGACATGG GCCACGCCTAAACTTTGCGAGGATAAAGTTAAGCAGTGTGTTGATGCAAAACTAGGAAATGAGTACCCTCCTAAGTCAGTTGCGAAG TTTGCAGCGGTTGCTGCATTGTGCGTTCAATATGAAGCAGATTTCAGGCCAAACATGAGTATTGTAGTCAAAGCTCTGCAACCTCTGTTAAATCCCCGTCCTGGTCCTGGCGGTGAGCCACCAACTCTTTAA